The Humulus lupulus chromosome 4, drHumLupu1.1, whole genome shotgun sequence genome has a window encoding:
- the LOC133832121 gene encoding uncharacterized protein LOC133832121, giving the protein MARMIRLLRRPLGRTRWLRETFKLLFKDNGKVSQQVICHFRTRSLSSQNRFIGRDKKFARVDAEEVKMQSANWSSAVICMVLGANPPMAVFEGFIKRVWGHLGIAQIARMTMGLTMVKFIDEATRDHVLENGIIHFDRQSVIVRPWTADLSDVHLVRSVPLWIRLHDLGLQYWGSKCLSAQMSTIGNPIMVDKFTRERSRIQFARVLVEMEVTDNPPKSIQYINELGQMMEQGVEYEWLPIKCKTCAGYGHSMTDCRKDKNAQWGTGELKEEESKQVVSQANPKDDKVQADPVEILSPNKDGLAGSEVRVQKNQHWLTPKRVVVQAKEGQRSASKANNVDQKNKKANKFVVLQESLGSGKEEESSQVVHRLVKMTSVQQSFGVTFVYGFNSIDGRRSLWEGLQRPTHMDKAWLILGDFNAHFSGKDRLGGKPISDLKLDDSIRWLGGAHFEPLKSSTVLFRWEIISDHCSCLVRIQSLENMGSKIFRFYNYWSEHPEFHDQVLTSWRSPIKATGIKAEDERFAAEAFSVQERLYHSLLVQRSKITWLRQGDLNTSFFYAFLKKCKAENGIVSFINEEGNLVYKYSEVVSHYVGHFRAFLGSTSSATGKLKIQNIEMGPKLSVEQQVLLLKPFSKKEIWEALFSIPITKAPGPDGFGSGFFKIVWHDIEDEVCAAISQCFETGLFLPELHETTLSLIPKVANPSRAIDYRPIACCSTLHKCMAKLLCKRMAVVLPDLVQIDISKAYDTVDWDFLEDLLNALRFPMKFIGWVMSCVRSTSYSLLMNGRIQGKFKVEKGLRQDDLLIFYKGSLPAVRSVKVVLEDFATASGLSINSGKSQIFFGGVPSFEGTRIVLEINLSEGTFPLKYLGVPMRPTKWKHADCEVIVQKYRLKIQNWASRHLSFVGRIQLINSVLLGLRNYWMTIFVLPQSIVKEIEKICRVFLWGTSGQRSKMHIPSWNKVCLLKAYGGLGFGDRANWNRAVLAKYVWALSDKPDLLWVKWINSIYLKGVNIWNYELKGDCSWYWRKLCRLKDHFRPTAILSAGVQGKFQTSRLYNSLLSTRLVNNIFNWLGFAAWPLDFMSWMVWLTQARSGVTSDIVNMSFAAVIYSIWRNRNRCIYDGYSSSVLSLVQEVKFTTKCRLYKVSRSQNSVPDQMYVIHLQCN; this is encoded by the exons ATGGCCAGGATGATTCGACTTCTAAGAAGACCTCTTGGGCGGACAAGGTGGCTGAGGGAGACTTTCAAACTTCTGTTCAAAGACAATGGAAAGGTTTCACAGCAGGTAATCTGTCATTTTCGGACCAGAAGCTTGAGTTCACAGAACCGATTTATAGGGAGGGACAAAAAATTTGCTAGAGTTGACGCTGAGGAGGTTAAAATGCAATCTGCAAATTGGAGCTCGGCAGTGATCTGCATGGTGCTAGGTGCAAACCCACCTATGGCTGTTTTTGAAGGGTTCATTAAGAGGGTTTGGGGTCATCTTGGGATAGCTCAGATAGCAAGAATGACAATGGGTTTAACCATGGTTAAGTTCATTGATGAAGCAACAAGGGATCATGTTCTAGAAAATGGCATTATTCACTTTGATAGGCAATCTGTAATAGTTCGTCCTTGGACGGCAGATTTGAGTGATGTTCATCTTGTGCGATCTGTTCCTCTTTGGATCCGTCTTCATGATTTGGGGCTCCAATATTGGGGTAGTAAATGTCTCAGTGCTCAAATGAGTACAATTGGTAACCCAATAATGGTGGACAAATTCACAAGGGAGCGTTCTCGTATTCAGTTTGCTCGAGTTCTAGTAGAAATGGAAGTTACAGATAACCCCCCGAAAAGTATACAGTATATTAATGAACTTGGCCAAATGATGGAGCAGGGAGTTGAGTATGAATGGTTACCGATTAAGTGTAAGACATGTGCTGGTTATGGTCACTCAATGACAGATTGTAGAAAGGATAAGAATGCTCAGTGG GGGACTGGCGAACTAAAGGAAGAAGAGTCGAAGCAGGTTGTATCTCAGGCAAATCCAAAAGATGACAAGGTTCAGGCTGACCCAGTTGAGATTCTATCACCTAATAAAGATGGTCTAGCTGGGAGTGAAGTTAGAGTTCAGAAAAATCAACACTGGCTTACCCCAAAACGAGTGGTTGTTCAAGCAAAGGAGGGTCAGAGGTCAGCTAGTAAGGCTAATAATGTAGATCAAAAGAACAAGAAAGCTAACAAGTTTGTGGTGCTTCAAGAGTCATTGGGGAGTGGTAAAGAAG AGGAATCGTCTCAAGTGGTTCACCGTTTGGTGAAGATGACAAGTGTGCAGCAGAGTTTTGGTGTTacctttgtttatggttttaattcaATTGATGGTAGGCGAAGTCTTTGGGAAGGGTTGCAAAGGCCTACTCATATGGATAAAGCTTGGCTAATTTTAGGGGACTTTAATGCCCATTTTTCAGGCAAGGACAGATTGGGAGGAAAGCCTATTTCAGACCTTAAATTAGATGATTCTATTCGGTGGCTTGGAGGTGCTCATTTTGAGCCTTTAAAAAGT TCTACGGTCTTGTTTAGATGGGAAATCATCTCAGATCACTGCTCCTGTCTTGTTAGAATTCAGTCTTTAGAGAATATGGGATCTAAGATATTTCGGTTTTATAACTATTGGTCTGAGCACCCTGAGTTTCATGATCAGGTGTTAACTAGCTGGAGATCTCCGATTAAAGCTACTGGTATCAAAGCT GAAGATGAGAGGTTTGCAGCTGAAGCCTTTTCGGTTCAGGAAAGACTGTATCACAGTTTATTAGTCCAGAGGAGTAAAATAACTTGGCTGAGACAGGGAGATTTGAACACCTCCTTCTTTTATGCTTTTTTAAAGAAGTGTAAAGCAGAGAATGGTATTGTCTCATTCATAAATGAAGAAGGTAACTTAGTTTATAAATACTCAGAAGTTGTCTCTCATTATGTGGGTCATTTCAGAGCTTTTCTGGGAAGTACTAGTTCGGCTACTGGTAAACTTAAAATTCAGAATATAGAGATGGGTCCGAAGCTTTCAGTTGAACAGCAAGTGTTGCTTTTGAAACCATTTTCTAAGAAGGAAATTTGGGAGGCTTTGTTTAGCATACCAATAACCAAAGCTCCAGGCCCTGATGGATTTGGTTCTGGTTTCTTCAAAATAGTTTGGCATGATATAGAGGATGAGGTTTGTGCTGCTATATCTCAGTGTTTTGAAACTGGTCTGTTCCTGCCTGAGCTTCATGAAACTACATTATCTTTGATTCCTAAGGTAGCTAATCCCTCTAGGGCTATTGACTATAGGCCCATTGCTTGCTGCTCTACTTTGCACAAGTGCATGGCTAAGTTGTTATGTAAGAGGATGGCTGTAGTTCTCCCTGATCTTGTACAG ATAGATATTAGTAAGGCCTATGATACGGTAGATTGGGACTTTCTTGAGGACCTGCTAAATGCACTTAGATTTCCAATGAAATTCATAGGTTGGGTAATGTCTTGTGTTAGGAGCACGTCCTATTCCCTTTTGATGAATGGTAGAATTCAAGGCAAGTTTAAAGTGGAGAAAGGGTTGAGACAAG ATGATCTGCTTATTTTCTATAAAGGTTCTCTCCCAGCTGTTAGAAGTGTTAAGGTAGTTCTAGAAGACTTTGCTACTGCTTCAGGTCTTAGCATCAATTCTGGAAAATCTCAAATATTTTTTGGTGGTGTCCCAAGCTTTGAAGGAACTAGGATTGTTCTTGAAATAAATCTTTCAGAAGGTACCTTTCCGCTTAAGTATCTTGGGGTTCCCATGAGACCTACTAAATGGAAACATGCAGATTGTGAGGTGATAGTTCAGAAATATCGTTTAAAGATTCAGAATTGGGCGAGTAGACATCTCTCCTTCGTAGGCAGGATTCAACTTATCAACTCAGTTTTACTTGGGCTTCGAAACTATTGGATGACAATCTTTGTTTTGCCTCAAAGCATAGTCAAGGAAATTGAAAAGATTTGTAGGGTTTTTCTGTGGGGAACTTCTGGGCAGAGAAGCAAGATGCACATCCCTTCTTGGAATAAGGTCTGTCTCCTTAAAGCCTATGGTGGACTGGGATTTGGAGATCGTGCTAACTGGAACCGAGCTGTTTTAGCAAAGTATGTTTGGGCCTTGTCTGATAAACCAGATTTGCTTTGGGTTAAATGGATCAATTCCATTTACTTGAAAGGAGTCAATATCTGGAACTATGAATTGAAAGGAGActgtagctggtattggaggaagcttTGTCGTCTCAAGGACCATTTTAGACCTACTGCCATATTATCTGCTGGTGTTCAAGGGAAGTTTCAGACTTCTAGATTGTATAATAGTCT TCTCTCTACTCGGTTGGTTAATAACATCTTTAATTGGTTGGGGTTTGCTGCTTGGCCTCTGGATTTTATGAGCTGGATGGTGTGGCTGACTCAAGCTCGAAGTGGTGTTACATCTGATATTGTTAATATGAGTTTTGCTGCTGTCATTTACAGTATTTGGAGAAATAGGAATAGATGCATTTATGATGGTTATTCCTCATCTGTTTTGAGTTTAGTTCAGGAAGTAAAGTTTACAACTAAATGTAGGCTATACAAAGTGTCTAGAAGTCAGAATTCAGTTCCAGACCAAATGTATGTTATTCATCTTCAATGTAATTAG